A region of Shewanella psychromarinicola DNA encodes the following proteins:
- a CDS encoding flavin prenyltransferase UbiX has protein sequence MAYAKKAKAISLAWTGASGAPYGIKLLECLLAADYQVFLMISSAARVVLATEHGLQLSANPDKAKAQLLQQLANPDEPPKGELVVLGKDEWFSPPASGSAAPKQMVICPCSTGTLAAVATGMSNHLLERAADVVLKERGQLILVPRETPFSAIHLEHMLSLTRNGATIMPAAPGFYHNPKSVQDLVNFMVSRILDHLGIDHDLTSRWGYGHTQLHDDIDN, from the coding sequence ATGGCCTACGCCAAAAAAGCCAAAGCAATCAGCCTCGCCTGGACCGGAGCGTCTGGCGCACCTTATGGCATTAAGCTGCTGGAATGTTTGCTAGCGGCCGATTACCAAGTCTTTTTAATGATATCCAGTGCGGCGCGTGTGGTGCTCGCCACCGAACACGGTTTGCAACTCAGCGCCAATCCTGACAAAGCCAAAGCGCAGTTATTACAACAGTTAGCAAACCCTGATGAACCACCCAAAGGCGAGTTAGTGGTATTAGGCAAGGATGAATGGTTTTCGCCGCCAGCATCGGGTAGCGCTGCACCGAAACAAATGGTAATTTGCCCGTGTTCAACCGGCACATTAGCGGCCGTGGCGACCGGAATGAGTAATCATTTGCTCGAAAGAGCAGCAGACGTAGTATTAAAAGAGCGCGGCCAATTGATATTAGTGCCACGAGAAACTCCGTTTAGTGCCATACACTTAGAGCATATGTTAAGCCTAACGCGTAACGGTGCGACCATCATGCCAGCGGCGCCAGGCTTTTATCATAATCCCAAATCAGTACAAGATCTGGTAAACTTCATGGTTTCCCGAATACTTGACCATTTGGGTATTGACCACGACTTAACGAGTCGCTGGGGATACGGACATACTCAGCTACATGACGACATCGACAATTGA
- a CDS encoding AzlD domain-containing protein — protein MTWLIILAMAVVVFTSRHLLLEPKLPIRLGKNTLTFLSYSAPAVLTAILAPIVFVPEGQLAISVHNPYLTCALVATVLAYVTRNTLLTTVLSMGLFFILY, from the coding sequence ATGACTTGGCTGATTATTTTAGCAATGGCTGTGGTGGTATTTACCAGCAGGCATTTATTACTTGAGCCTAAACTGCCCATTCGCTTAGGTAAAAACACCTTAACGTTTTTAAGTTATTCAGCCCCTGCGGTACTGACCGCCATACTCGCGCCGATTGTGTTTGTGCCAGAAGGCCAACTGGCTATTAGTGTGCACAATCCTTATTTAACCTGTGCGCTGGTGGCGACAGTGCTGGCTTACGTGACCCGCAACACCTTGCTAACGACAGTACTCAGTATGGGATTGTTTTTTATTTTGTATTAG
- a CDS encoding ABC transporter ATP-binding protein → MADNANALVIDNLKKIYKGGVEAVKSISLTVKQGDFFALLGPNGAGKSTTIGIISSLVQKTAGSVSVFGFDIDKQLEHAKLCIGLVPQEFNFNQFETVQQIVVNQAGYYGVPKEVALVRAEKYLSQLDLWHKRHAQARELSGGMKRRLMIARALMHEPKLLILDEPTAGVDIELRRSMWDFLKLINQQGVTIILTTHYLEEAEMLCRTIGIIDNGLLVECTTMKALLSKLDVETFIFDLRKHLDVAPQLTNMTCRLTDDHTLEVDVAKSNNINELFTQLTAANIEVLSMRNKANRLEELFVERVEKAKESK, encoded by the coding sequence ATGGCCGATAACGCCAATGCTTTAGTAATTGATAACCTTAAAAAAATCTATAAAGGCGGTGTCGAAGCCGTTAAATCAATCAGTTTGACGGTAAAGCAAGGCGACTTTTTTGCTCTGCTTGGCCCCAATGGTGCAGGTAAATCTACCACCATTGGCATCATCAGTTCGTTAGTACAAAAAACAGCGGGCTCGGTGTCGGTATTTGGTTTTGATATAGATAAGCAACTCGAACATGCCAAGTTATGTATTGGTTTAGTACCGCAAGAATTCAACTTTAATCAGTTCGAAACCGTGCAACAAATAGTCGTTAACCAAGCGGGTTACTATGGGGTGCCAAAAGAGGTTGCCTTAGTGCGTGCTGAAAAGTACCTAAGCCAATTGGATTTATGGCATAAACGCCACGCGCAAGCACGTGAGCTATCCGGTGGAATGAAACGCCGTTTAATGATTGCCCGTGCGTTAATGCATGAACCTAAATTGTTGATTTTAGATGAACCCACTGCGGGGGTAGACATTGAATTACGTCGCTCAATGTGGGACTTTTTAAAGCTAATCAATCAACAAGGCGTGACCATTATTTTAACCACTCACTACCTTGAAGAAGCCGAAATGCTCTGCCGAACCATAGGTATTATCGATAATGGTTTACTGGTTGAGTGTACGACCATGAAGGCATTGCTGAGTAAGCTTGATGTTGAAACTTTTATTTTCGATTTACGAAAGCATCTCGACGTAGCGCCGCAGTTAACCAACATGACTTGCCGTTTAACGGATGACCACACATTAGAAGTCGACGTGGCTAAATCGAACAACATTAATGAGTTATTTACCCAGTTGACCGCAGCCAATATTGAAGTACTGTCGATGCGCAACAAAGCCAACCGCTTAGAAGAATTGTTTGTTGAGCGGGTAGAGAAAGCCAAGGAGTCAAAATAA
- the mpl gene encoding UDP-N-acetylmuramate:L-alanyl-gamma-D-glutamyl-meso-diaminopimelate ligase yields the protein MHVHILGICGTFMGGLALLARAMGHKVTGSDANVYPPMSTQLEQQGIELIQGFDPAQLGKEGDNQPDLVVIGNAMSRGNPCVEAVLNRGIKYTSGPQFLSEHILPERWVLAVSGTHGKTSTSSMLAWILEYCGYQPGFLIGGVPQNFGVSARLGHSPFFVVEADEYDSAFFDKRSKFVHYHPRTLVINNLEFDHADIFADLAAIQRQFNHVIRTVPGEGKVIWPSDVEAVQQVIDMGCWSEQEIYSKAATIATDVAHHPVTPSASQGEPSAWQSRTIADDGHEFEVLLNGTSQGILNWALIGQHNIENAIMAIAAARHVGVAPNHAIEALTQFSPPKRRLELLATVNGVSVYDDFAHHPTAIATTLQGLRAKVASSNNANGKIIVVLEPRSNTMKSGVHKDTLANSMALADVGYLYQADNIDWDINASMANAPIPVTVCHNIEDIIASVANTASDGDTVVIMSNGGFNGIHQKIIKALA from the coding sequence ATGCACGTACACATTTTAGGGATTTGTGGCACTTTTATGGGCGGTTTAGCCCTGCTTGCCCGCGCAATGGGCCACAAAGTGACGGGTAGCGATGCCAATGTTTATCCGCCGATGAGCACCCAGCTTGAACAGCAAGGTATCGAGCTAATTCAAGGCTTTGATCCGGCGCAATTAGGCAAAGAAGGCGACAATCAACCAGACCTAGTGGTTATTGGTAATGCCATGAGCCGGGGCAATCCTTGTGTTGAAGCCGTATTAAATCGCGGCATAAAATACACTTCCGGACCGCAGTTTTTGTCTGAACATATTTTGCCAGAACGTTGGGTTTTGGCTGTATCTGGTACACACGGTAAAACCTCTACTTCAAGCATGCTCGCGTGGATCCTTGAATATTGCGGTTATCAACCCGGTTTTCTAATTGGTGGCGTGCCGCAAAACTTTGGCGTATCAGCTCGTTTAGGTCATTCGCCATTTTTTGTGGTTGAAGCCGATGAATACGACAGCGCCTTTTTTGACAAACGCTCTAAGTTTGTTCATTACCATCCACGTACGCTAGTGATCAATAATCTTGAATTTGATCATGCCGACATTTTTGCCGATCTCGCGGCTATCCAGCGCCAATTCAATCATGTTATTCGAACGGTACCTGGCGAAGGCAAGGTGATTTGGCCTAGCGATGTTGAAGCGGTACAACAAGTGATTGATATGGGCTGTTGGAGCGAACAAGAAATTTATTCTAAAGCCGCAACCATAGCCACGGATGTCGCCCATCATCCCGTCACGCCTTCAGCGAGCCAAGGTGAACCGAGTGCTTGGCAGTCGCGTACTATTGCCGACGATGGCCATGAGTTTGAGGTGCTGTTAAATGGCACATCGCAGGGGATATTAAACTGGGCTTTGATAGGTCAACACAATATTGAAAACGCCATTATGGCGATAGCGGCAGCACGCCATGTGGGCGTAGCACCAAATCATGCCATTGAAGCGCTAACGCAATTTAGTCCACCAAAGCGTCGTTTAGAGCTATTAGCAACAGTCAATGGTGTGTCGGTGTATGACGATTTTGCTCATCATCCCACGGCCATAGCCACCACACTTCAAGGGTTACGAGCCAAAGTAGCTAGCAGTAACAATGCTAATGGTAAAATTATTGTGGTGCTAGAGCCGCGCTCAAACACCATGAAAAGCGGCGTACATAAAGACACCTTAGCCAATTCGATGGCATTAGCCGATGTGGGCTATTTATATCAAGCAGACAATATTGATTGGGACATAAACGCCAGTATGGCCAATGCGCCCATCCCGGTAACTGTGTGTCACAACATTGAAGACATTATTGCCTCGGTAGCTAATACCGCAAGCGATGGCGATACCGTGGTGATCATGAGTAATGGGGGCTTTAACGGTATCCACCAAAAAATTATTAAGGCGTTAGCGTAA
- the hpt gene encoding hypoxanthine phosphoribosyltransferase: MKHTIEMMISEAEINKTLDQLAERINAHYANSERLLMVGLLKGSVVFMADLCRRIKGHVEIDFMAVSSYGNTMSSSRDVKVLKDVQSDIAGRDVLIVEDLIDSGNTLNKVREMLLLREPKSLALCTLIDKPERREVDVLVDFIGITIPDEFIVGYGIDYAEQYRNLPYIAKVVPLD, from the coding sequence ATGAAGCACACAATTGAAATGATGATTTCTGAAGCAGAAATCAATAAAACCCTAGACCAGTTAGCTGAACGTATTAATGCCCATTATGCCAACAGTGAACGCTTATTAATGGTTGGCTTATTAAAAGGTTCAGTCGTGTTTATGGCCGATTTGTGTCGCCGGATCAAAGGCCATGTCGAAATCGATTTTATGGCAGTATCAAGTTACGGCAATACCATGAGCAGCTCTCGCGATGTGAAAGTACTTAAAGATGTGCAGTCAGACATCGCCGGTCGTGATGTATTGATTGTTGAAGACTTAATCGACTCCGGTAACACGTTAAATAAAGTGCGCGAAATGTTGTTATTACGTGAGCCTAAAAGCTTAGCATTATGTACCTTAATCGATAAACCTGAACGTCGCGAAGTTGACGTGCTAGTCGATTTTATTGGCATTACCATCCCTGACGAATTTATTGTGGGATACGGTATCGACTACGCAGAGCAATATCGCAACCTGCCTTATATCGCAAAAGTGGTACCGTTAGATTAA
- a CDS encoding AzlC family ABC transporter permease, with product MGTAELTSITLTKSRSFLKGALAVMPLTIAVVPWGILAGSFALEVGLTPVESQAMSAIIFAGSAQLVALGMIKAGIGIGSILITTLLITSRHLLYAMAMRTHISPLPLKWRLGLGFLLTDELFAIANQAHKGDTPAQHQFDRWYALGGGLTFYIGWNIATLLGIVAGQSIDNLDELGLDFAIAATFIAIVVPTVSKPSILVCVLVSLTLAVVCAVFTIQAGLLIAAISGMAAGMTYAKLTNEGNSGSAVSNTAHSGSSQSAAAHSVTADPAAESSVTVNKDENL from the coding sequence CTTTTCTAAAAGGAGCATTAGCGGTGATGCCGCTTACAATAGCCGTGGTCCCTTGGGGCATTCTAGCGGGTTCATTTGCGCTCGAAGTTGGCCTCACTCCTGTTGAAAGCCAAGCGATGTCGGCCATTATCTTCGCCGGCAGTGCCCAATTGGTCGCCCTTGGGATGATAAAAGCCGGTATTGGTATCGGCAGTATTTTGATCACCACCTTACTTATTACCTCTCGGCATTTACTGTATGCCATGGCCATGCGCACTCATATTAGCCCGTTACCGCTTAAATGGCGTTTAGGCCTGGGCTTCTTGCTCACCGACGAACTGTTTGCTATAGCCAATCAAGCTCATAAAGGTGATACGCCAGCGCAACATCAGTTTGATCGCTGGTATGCTTTAGGCGGTGGCTTAACCTTTTATATCGGGTGGAATATTGCCACTTTGCTCGGCATTGTCGCAGGTCAGTCTATCGACAATTTAGATGAGCTGGGGCTCGACTTTGCCATCGCAGCCACCTTTATCGCCATTGTGGTGCCAACAGTTAGCAAGCCATCTATTTTGGTGTGCGTATTAGTGTCGCTTACCTTAGCGGTGGTGTGCGCGGTATTTACCATTCAAGCAGGGCTGCTTATTGCGGCAATCTCGGGCATGGCAGCAGGCATGACTTATGCCAAACTCACTAACGAGGGTAATTCGGGTAGTGCCGTTTCGAATACCGCTCATTCGGGGTCGTCTCAATCGGCCGCAGCTCATTCAGTTACTGCTGATCCGGCCGCAGAAAGCTCAGTTACAGTAAACAAGGATGAAAACCTATGA